A stretch of DNA from Natrinema halophilum:
CCTTTGATAAGAATAGAGAAGACTGTGTGAAATACCGAAAACACCGTCTTCGGTTGTGTGGTGTTGCATTCGATTTCCTCACCGATGAACTCCACTCTTTCCTTGACACATTTGAAGATGACACATTTATTATCATTACGGGCAATCACGGCGAATCTCACTGGGAACACCCGGAGCTGGCGAAATCTTTCACCGATAGTCGTCCTCTTACGGTGCTGGACATGGCGGGACACCATGGGATGCGACATCTCGCGTCCCACTTGCGATTTCTGGCCCGAATGAACAATTGCAGACACCAACAAGTGGATGGCCAAGTTTAATTGATCTAAAGCCCACTCTTACCACCCTTATTTCAGATGAAAATCTGGACGGTCAATCTTGGACATCTCCTATTCCGAATGACCGACCAGTCATCACGGAAGCCGCTACTATGGCACTGAACGCAAAGCAGTATACCAAGGAAAGAAGAAGTTGATCTGTTCTAGAGCTGATTCTGTAAAATTAGAGGGTGAAGTTAACACACACAAGCAATAAGAAGTATTATCGCAAGTAGAGAAACCTACCCTGGAGCGCTTCCTCCCAGAGGTGTGGAATGAATTTGGTAATGGGCAAAAGATCAGCCAGTTGGCTGAGTCGAGATTGGAAGCTCTTGGTTACAAAAGTTGACTCTTAACATGTTTGATACTCGTTAATATGCTGTCTCAAGTCAAGACACTTATGGCAGCGAATTTCCGTTGTGGAAAATCGGAATGTATCATTACACTACCATTGAGGATACGGTTATTACTTCGCTCATTCCAGAACCGTTCAAATTCCGCTCTGTTGCGTTAATGATGGGCACCCAGATCCCGAAGTCAGTCGCCGTCATCGACGCCACACCGCCGAACAATGCCTGGGACTCACCGCCAAACGGACCGAGGTTAAAGGTCTTAACTCCACAGACATCAATATCTCTTGTCACCTCCTCGGTTTCGGCGTAGTCAAAGACACCAGGCCTCTCTGATGGGGGCAGATGACCGGTGGTTGTCAGTTACTGAGAGCTCACCGTTGATGACACAGGTGTCGTCGTGTGATACGTCGGCCGCAATCACCAATGTCGTCATTTGTGATGCTGATGTACGGAAATCTACGCGAGCCTCCTGTGTCTTGACGCTAACAGACCCGATAGTGAGTCCTCCCTCGATTTTTGCAAATTGAGCCATTCTGAAATGGGACGGGCCTTCACCATCGCTGTTCCATCGTATACCCTCGGTGTTTGAGTCACTAAGCATCTCTATGAGAGTGTTCTAGATGACGCTCGCGTCGGTCCCGCCCAACTTGATGCCGTAGGAGCGGCCGGCGCTTCCCGACCCCTGTACGTCGATTTATTCCCCACTCACACTAACGGTGTTTCTGTCTCCGATATGTATCGCGGCACCATCGTCAGCACCCCTCAAATGTCTTGATGTGGACCGCACGTGAGTCCCACTCACTCGACGTGCCTGCCGTACTTGTCCTTGAGTCATACGTATGGAGAATGACCGCCCGTGCGCATTGTTCCCCATACTGTTAGACAATATTCCGAACGGTGTGCTTTCAGCGTGGACACCATATCTAGTGCGCCCCTCAAATACACTCCGGGTATTGGCATGTCCCGGACACCGGACGACTTTGTATTCGTTGGGCCGTCCAAAGACACTAGGTCCGATACGTGACAGTGGCCGTTGAAGTCGATGCCGATCATCCTGCCTCTTTAATCACGTCAGACGCGGAACTGCCGGAGCCGTTAGCTGCTCCCTGATACGTCAGAAAAATATCAACAGTATCCTTAACGTCGGTCGCGTCGAAACTATCGGTCATGATCCCGCTGGAGCGCACTTGACGGGAACCGACGGCAGTTCTATGACTGCGGTCGTTGATATTTTCCGATTAAGCCTATGAATATGTTCTTGTTTCACCCGCTCTGAGACTGGATTGCGTACAGTTCGGCGTACTGTCCGCCCTTTTCCATCAGATCCTGATGTGACCCTTCCTCGACGATTCGCCCATCCTCAATCGTGTATATCCGGTCCGCGTTCTTGACGGTAGACAGGCGGTGCGCGATACCAACCATTGCGTACTCGCGGTCCATGCTCTCGATCGCGGTCTGTACCTCCTTCTCGAGACTTGAATCGAGGTTACTGGTTGCTTCGTCAAGGACGAGAACGTCGGCTTCTTTCAGGAGTGCTCGAGCAAGGGAGACGCGTTGTCGTTGGCCACCGGAAAGTCGAACACCGTCGTCGCCGAGTTGCGTATCCAGGCCATCGGACAGGTCGTCCAAGAACTCGTTTACCTTTGAGATCCGACATACTTCTTCGAGTTGACCGTCGGAGACATCTCGATTCCCGATAGTGAGATTATAGCGCAGCGTCTCATTGAAAATGAACGGATCCTGTTGTACGACAGCGATTTGAGACCTCCAGGCTTCGACATTCATCTCGCCAATAGAGATGTCATTGACCAATATCGCTCCGTCATCTGGTTCATACATCCGTGCGAGTAGTGAGACGATTGTCGACTTGCCAGCGCCAGATTGTCCAACAAACCCAACGAACTCGTCGCGCTTGAACTCGAATGAGACACTCCGTAGTGCTAGGTCATCCTGCCCAGCATACGCGAATTCAACGTCATCGAACTCAACAGACTCGACGGCCTCAGGGACCGGCTCCGTTGTGTCGTCGATTTCGCTGTGCGCTTTAAGCTCGTTGATGAACTCTTGCATCCGGATCAAATGTGGCAGGTCGTTTTCTATCTTATAGAAAATCGAATTAATGTTGCTAGCCTTTGGACCGAGGCGGAACATCGCGAATAGGAAGATGCCGAGCGATCCCAACGACAAGTCAGCGTACGCGATAGCGAGATAGATGAGGACAAACACCGCGACAGCGGTGAGGAGATTGTAGAAGTTTCGGATCGCCTGTTGGTTGCGACGCAGTCGGATGCTGGCGTCAGCGAACTGATTGACCGCGGCTTCGAAGTCTCTGAACAGCTCGTCTTTCAGGCCAAATAGCTTCGTGTCGCGAATACCCTGCGTGCCTGCCTGTGCGGTCTGCTGAACTCGTTCGTTCGCGTCAGCGACCTGCTCACCGAGCTCGTACCCGGGCTCTACGACGAAACGGAAAAGCAGGGAGAAACCGCCCAAGAACGCGATAGCAAAAATTGCGAGGGATGGCGACATGACGAAGGCGACAATGAAGTACATTCCTGTTAAAAAACCCTGTTCGAGAAAGTTTACGACTTCCCGAATGACTTGTCCCGCGTACTCAGCCTGTGTGACGATTGCATTCAGAATGTCATCGGAGCCTTCGCGATCAAAATATTCGACGTTTGCGTCGAGGGCATTTCCGAACGAGTCGCTTTGTATCTCTCGCGTATAGTCTACGACCAGCGCACCTCGTAGCCAGCGAACGACGAACGTGAGCGACCACCGTATCGTTAAAACGATGCTGACGCCCACAATGACGTATCCGAGCTCAAATGGAACGCCGAGCAACTCGTAGAAGTTGACGAACAAGAGGAGGATACCGTCAGCTTCGGCGGTAGGGTTCCCGGATGACTGTATCAGCTCCACGATTGGGAGGATAAAGCTTAATCCGATACCCTCGAGTAACGCTGCAACCATGCCGCCTATTACTATACCGGTTGCAAACAGCGGCCTGTATCGTGCAACTCGAAGCAACGCGGCCAGTTGTTCCTTTCTGCTGACGCTCTTCACGTCGGTCATTATTAAGGCTGCCAAACTCTATTCTTAAATAAACTCCGAGTTGACCGGCCCCAGTGACGATCGCCAACCGGATTATGTAAGTTGATGAGCGCGAAATAGTCCCGCATGATTACCCTACGCGAAATCTACAAGGGCCTCCGGAAACCGCGTCTCAGATTCTTTGAGCTATACCGAAGGTTTGACAGGTATGTACTCGGAAATAAGCCAGTCTCGATGCCAGATGAGGACTGGGATACGCTGGTAATCCTCGACGCCTGCCGGTACGACCTGATGGCGGAGCTCGACCCGTTTGACGCGCCCGTCGAACAAAAGACGTCGCCGTCGACGTACACGCTGGGATACCTCCGGGAGACGTTCGGCGACGCCGACTTCCCCGAGATCGTATTCGTGACCGCAAACCCGAACTTCGAGTCGATACCGGCCCGCTTCCACGAACGCGTGACGCTCTGGGACGACGAGTGGGACGAAAACGTGGGCGTCACACCTCCCGAGGCCGTCACCGAGGCGGCGATCGAGACGTATCAGGAGTACCCCCACAAGCGGCTGATCGTTCACTATATGCAGCCACACTATCCATTCATCGGAGACCTCGGCCGACAGCTCGCAGAAGAGGGAACGATTCATTACGAGTACGCGCACGGCGATGACTTCTGGAGACAACTCGAACAGGACGATGTCGACGAGGCCTGCATCTGGGACGCTTACAAGGAGAACCTGGAACTGGTGATTCCCCACGTCGAGGACCTCCTCGAAGCAGTGCCCGGTCGAACTGTCGTTACCTCGGATCACGGGAACGAGTTCGGACGATTCGGCATCTATGGCCATCCTGATGGTGCTCATTCGCCGGGGCTCGTACGCATTCCCTGGGTCGTCCTCGACGATCAAGAGCGGCGGTCGACCACGTCAGGAACCGCGACCGCTGGTCCCATAGGTGAGGACGACGTCGTCGCCCAACGGCTGGCAGATCTCGGGTACGCAGACACGTGAATGTGTGCCCGACGTGTCGACCGAGCGTCGAATTCGAAAGGCGACACTACACGTGGGATGGTTGCACCGGTCAGAACACCCTGGTCTAGAACGCAGTCGATTCGGGTTGAATGGTCGCCGTTCGCCGCATTACGCCAGGAACTAGGAGAAAGCAAAGATGATATATACGCGTCTTTTCAATCACAGTAAACTGATGAGGATTTTCTATGATGGGGTTATATTCACTCGCCAACAGTTCGGTGGCATCAATCGAATCTACGAACGGCTAGCCACAGAGTTGCCAACGGTCGCACCCGATTCGGTGCTCCGGACGTTCCGGTTCCCGTCGACGCTTGACTCCCATCCGTTCCTCACGCAATCCCGATATCTCATCCCGAAGTTGGGAGGCGTTCTTCGGGAACTCGACGAGCGCATATTCCTGCCCCGGGCGGTCAACAAGTTCGACCCCGATATCTACCACACGTCGTACTTCCGTCTCCCAGCGGACATCAACGCACCATCGGTCGTGACCGTCTATGATATGATCCACGAACGGTTCGCCGACGAGTTGGGGAACGCCGAAGCGACGTCGGCGATGAAGCAAGCGAGCGTGGAGCGTGCCGATCACGTAATCGCAATCTCGAAGTGCACGAAGGATGATCTCGTGAAGTACTTCGATATAGCTCCAGAGAAGGTGAGCGTCATCCATCTGGCGGCCGATCCGGTGTTCGAACCGGTTGACGACTCCACAGTCTCTCGATTGCGAGCGGAGTATGACCTCCCGGAGCAGTTCCTCCTCTACGTCGGTCGGCGAGGCGGCTACAAGAACTTCGATACTCTCCTAGAGGCGTACGCCGACTGGGAGTACGCCGAAGACGTGTCTCTTGTCTGCGTAGGTGGCGGTGAGAAGTGGAGCAACGCAGAAGCTGAGACGATACGACAGGCGAACCTAGAGGAGTCGACGCAATTGATCACCTGGGTCGACGACAACGAGCTGCGGTCGTTCTACACAGCAGCGACAGCGTTCGTCTATCCCTCACGGTACGAGGGGTTCGGTATTCCGCCTCTCGAGGCGATGCAGTGCGAGACGCCGGTCGTCGCGTCGAACGTCTCTGCCATCCCGGAAGTCGTTGGGGAGGCTGGTACGTACGTCGACCCGGATGACCCCGCAGACATCAGGCGGGCGTTGTCCGAGGTCATCTTAGACCCTGAGTATCGTGAACTACTTGTAGAGCGAGGACTTCGTCAAGCGAAAGCCTTCGACTGGCAGCAGACAACGCGACAGACCTACCAGGTATACGAAAACATTCATGACTAATACCACACTGATAACGGGCGTTACAGGCTTCGTCGGAAGCCATTTACTCGACAGATTGGCCGATTCCGACCGAGACCTGTACGGCGTCGTCCGAGAGAGCAGTTCGTTGGAGTACTGCCGAGATCACCGTGCAGACATCGACCTCCGAACGTGTAATCTCGTCGACGGGCCTGCAGTGTTCGAACTCTTGGAAGACGTTGCGCCGGACCACATATACCACCTCGCTGGACAGAGTTCAGTGAAGTCTAGCTGGGACAGCACGTACTCCCTAATCAACAACAACATCGTCGCGACGTTGAACATATTGGAGGGCGTTCGCCAGGCAGAGTCTATCGATCCCCGAGTGCTCCTCGCTTGCTCGTCGGAACAGTACGGCCTAGTGGATGCGGACGCGCTCCCGGTGACCGAATCGATGGCCCTGAACCCGGTGAGTCCGTACGCGGTCAGCAAGTCTGCGGTCGACATGTTCGGCTTTCAATACTACAAGAGCCACGGGGTCAAGACGATCCGGACGCGAGCATTCAATCACACCGGGCCGCGTCGCCCAGACAAGTACGCACTCAGTGATTTCGCGAAGCAGATTGTGGAAATCGAGAACGAGATGAGCGATTCGAACCACATCCACGTGGGGAACCTCAGTGCCGTCCGGGATTACACCGACGTTCGGGACGTCGTCAAAGCATACGAGTTAGCGATGTGCGAATGCTCTTCGGGGGAGGCGTACAACATCTGCTCAATGACTGGGTATACAATCCGTGAACTGCTCGACAGATTAATCGAACTGAGCGGGGAGGACATCACTGTCGTTCAGGAGGACGAGAGAATACGCCCAGTAGACGTCCCGGAACTCGTCGGGGACTGCGCGAAGTTTGAGGCGAAGACAGGATGGGGTCCTGAGTACACGATCAAGGAGACGCTTGGCGATCTCCTCCAGTATTGGAGGAGAGAAATGGACGTGTAACGGCGTCGAGCAGAACCGTTCTCTGCAACCGTCCGAATGGCGCTGACACACTCGCTGACGAAGCCTCAACCCTATCGAATCCAAAGAAGTGAGAAGAACCAACTCCTTCCAGAGCTTTTAATAAAATGGTCGAAAGAGAATTGGTGACTTAATGAATTTTCGGTCTATCGATGAAAAGGGATCGCAGGGGATCTTCGGCGCGCTCAACGAGGTGGACAACGTCTGCGTCTTCATGGCGGATGCCCTCCGATGGGACCACCTCCCGGAATCAATCGCCGAACGGGGGCTAACGGTGAAGACAATCGCCGCGTCACTTACGACGCACACGAGTGTGCCGACGATGCTCACCGGACTTTGGCCGCGGCACCATGGGGTCTTGTCCCGGCAGCATCAGATACCAGACGTCCCAAACCTTCTAGATATCCCTGACCTCGACGATGGATATTATATGCCAGGCGACGAATCTGTTGTCGACGACGGCACGTTTTCAGTGCTCAAGATCGAGGAACGGCGCGAACTCGGAAGGCTTGACTCCCCGTGGACGTACTTCGAACGGCATCATGGCGGACACGTTCCGTTCGAGGCCGCAGGATGGGAAGGCTCCTGGGATGAGTTCGTTGAAGAGTTCGCCGGGAACATCGAGAAACACAGACACTGGTACGAGAAAGCGGTGTCGGGGACTGTCGAGGACTTCGAGGATAGGCTGGCGACGATTCGCGAGCGTGGGGAGGAATCGAACACGCTCATCGTATTCACTAGCGACCACGGGGAGTACCTCGGTGAGGCGGGGCTCGTCGACCATAGTTCGCCGATGCGACCGGAGGGCGTGTACGTGCCAACGGTATTCATCCACCCCGATATCCCTGCAGGGACGAAGGCAGACCACGTGATGCGCCACGTCGACCTGTTCCCGACGATACTGGACAGCCTCGATCAACCGACTCCCGAGCACCTCGACGGAGAGAGCTTGTCCCGGAGCTCGCCATCCCGCGGCTATTCGCTCTCAACCTCGAACGTATACTTCGGTGGGAAGCCACGGCACGTGTACGAAAGCGCCGGCATCTGGGATGCAGACGGCGGGTGGGTTCGCAACCAGACGGCACTCCACCACCGGGCACTGATGGCGTTGGGCTTGCTCGCCGGCCGTCGATGGAAGTCGAAGAACATACGTCGATCACTGGAGAAGTATCCACAGGCCGTCGGCCATTACGTGCGGTCCAGAGAGCAGTTCGGCGATCCTAGATTCTCGTTCGAAGAGGCAGTCGCGGACATTGAGGCGATCGAGTCCGTCTCACCAGTTTCAGACAAAGATCTGACTGATTTGAGCGAGGATACCGAGGAACGACTACAGGATCTGGGATACCTGTAGCATGGCGCGACAAACTCTCAGATTCGACTTGATCCAATGACGTCCGTTTCAATCGTCACACCGTCGTACAATCAAGCACAGTTCATCAGAGAGACGCTTGAGTCGGTCCGCCAGCAAACCTACAGCAACCTGACGCACATCGTCGTTGATGGGAAGTCGGACGACGGGACCGTCGACATTCTGAGCGAGTATGACAATATCGAGTGGAGTTCTGAGCCGGACCGTGGGCAGACACACGCTATCAACAAAGGGTTCGAGCGGGCGGACGGGGACATCGTTGGCTGGCTGAATTCTGACGACCTCTACACGTACAGGAGTACGGTCGAAGAGGTCGTGGACGTGTTCGACCGGAGCAATGCCGATATCGTCTTCGGGCACGCGATAACTATCGGCCCAGATAGCGAGCTGCTGCGGTCACACTACATTCCACCATTTGATCGGAACAAGCTAAAGCGCCACTGTTATATCGTACAACCGTCCGTCTTCTTCCGCGATCATGTGGTTGCGGAAAACTGTCTAAACGAGGACCGCGAGTACTCGATGGATTACGAGTTCTGGCTCGATCTGGCCGACCAGTACGAGTGGTATCGGTACGACGCTATCGTAGCCGCAGACCGGAATCATAAGGGCCGGAAGATAATCCGGGACGCGGAAGCATCGTACGCAGATACAGTACAACTCCGCAAGGAACGAGGAATAGGCGATAATCGGGCATTCGCCGTCCGACAGACACTGGACAAATTAGACTTACGGTGGCGACGCGTCCGGATACTCCCCAGACTTCTAGAGCTATACCGAGAGCCAATCGAGCGGTTCGCGTTCGACATCATCCGACCGCCGCTATCGTCGGTGATCCGAACGCAACTGTGGCAGCGAAAGAAGCAACTCTGAAAATCGTCCTTGATACTACCTCTCGACGTGTATGTGCCGTCTTCTGACTGGGGAATTAACTGGGCGCTACAAGGTCAGGTGTGCAATAGTTGAGTGATGCGCTAGCTGTCGAGGAGAGACACCGGCAGGACTATAACCGATAGTCAACCTCGAATCAGTACAAGCCCGTCAAATCCACAAGAGAGATGGTTACGTTCTATCCTGCCGCAATATTCATCGTTCCGCTCGTCGTTTGTGCACTCTACAATCGGAGATGGATCCATTGGGCATTCGTATTGACTGTCCCCTTCTTCGCAGTTGTTGTCTTCGAATTCGCGGGACATCGTTTCACACTTCCAGAAGTCGCTGTCATCCTCCTCGGAGTCAATCATCTCGGTCATGTTACGAGGCATAACATGGACATCGTTCTGGAAAAAAGATCCCTGGTTTTCGCGACGTCGTTCCTCTTCATCGGTGTCGTCTCCTCGGCAGTACTGCTCGTATTTCCGAGTGAGCAAATGACGCATCCCTACAATGCAGGAGCCTGGATTGTCTTCGAAACGGAACCACTCCTGTACTCTCGGGACAACTTCACACAGACGGTACTCCGTATCTTCTCGTTCGGGAGCATGTTCGTCATCGCGACCGCGTTCACCAAAGAGTTGATCGCTAAGTCCATCCGGTTGCTCGTTCTCGAGGGCGTGTTCGTTGGTGCCTTCGGAGTGGCGTACCAACTTTCGATCCTTTTTGGGTTCCCACTCATTGAGGCTTCACAGTGGTTTGGGTTAGTCAGCATAAAATACATTCGTCCGTTCCTCGGCCCACTCCCACAGATGATGTCGGTTCCCGGAGAACCAGGATACACAGCCATTTATTTCCTATTTCTGCTCAGCCTGATTATTCCGGTTGCGATATCCGGTCAGGAAAGAATCCTCTCCAATCGCGAGTCAGTGTTTTTCGGGTCGTTGTTCGTTTGTTTCCTTATTTTAACCGGAGCGGGAACAGGGTTCGGAGGCCTTGTCATTCTCAGTATCGTCTTGTTTACATATTATACATTCGTCAAGGACACCCTGCCGTCGTTTGGGCGATTTGTGCGGTTTGGTTTTCAAACTTCGATACCGGCACTGGTGGTTGCGCTCGTGGTGATGGAGGATCCTATTGGGACGGCGAGCGTAGTGATTCAAGAGTTGACGTTCCGAGGTGGGTCAGGGCCCATCCGCGCACACTCAATGGCATTCGCACTAGACCTGTTCCAGACTAGACCCCTCATTGGATACGGGTTCGGTTCGTACTACGGTGCGTCAGTCGTGGGGACAATTCTTGTCTCAACCGGCGTCATCGGCGTTACTCTGTTCGTAGCGTTTCACTTATTCATTGTCCGCGATTTGATTCAACTTGAGCAGACGATCGACATACCTCCGTTGGAGTCCAGTCTAGCCCGGACACTCGCAATCTCGCTTACGGCCCTTTTCGCGACGATGCTCGTCGCAAAATCTATCACTGCGATATTTTTCCCTTGGTACTGGATGGCTGTCGGCTTCGGAATCGCGCTTCTCACCGAAACATATAAAAGGTGAACTGGAGATGCGTAATCAGGTGTATCGTTATAAGATACAGACTTATCGCTGACGTATGTTCCACCGGCGAACGAACGTTGTCGTAGCAGCCTTGATTGATCCTTCCACCGTCGCTAATCCTTGAGCAGCCTCCGATATAACCGTTGATGTTGAGCTATGACGACATCAGTTGAGAACTGCCGGACTGCTCGGTAGCGCGCGTTCTCACCCAACGTCTTTAACCGGTTTGTGTCGTCGCACAGCCATCGAATTCCTTCCGCAAGCGCTGTGGGTGTATTAGGGGGCGCCAAAAAGCCGGTCTGCTTGTGATCGACGATGTCTCGAAGGCCAGACGTGTCGAACGCGGCAACCGGCGTCCCACACGCCATCGCTTCAGATGCGGTCTGCCCAAATGACTCGACTTTTGAGGGGACGACGACGATATCAGCGGCACTATACGCGCTGACAAGTTCGTCGTCGGTGAGGAATCCCAAGTTCTTCGTCTCAAACTTCTGCAGAACAGAGTCTTTCGAGAGGGGTCCTTCAGCGCCGAAAATAGCGATACAAAAATCATCAGTATCGTTGTGTGCTGCGATGAATTCCAACGCTTCGACAAGTTCGGTGTACCCTTTCCTGTCGTCAGTCGTTGAGTTCAGGGCGCCGAACATGAGAACCCTCTTGCCCGCGGGCAGGTCGAAACGTCGACAGGCACTCTGTCTGCTTACCGGCGAGTAGAAATCAGTGTTGATCGCATTTGGAATGACAGTGACGTCTGGCGACTCGAAGAGCGTACTCTCTCTGACGCGGTCGGCCATCCACTCGGATGGCGCGATGAAATGTATCTCGCAATCACGCCAGGCGTCTCTCTTCCGCTTGAATTGGCGCCGAGCGAGATCATTCGGTGCCTCGCTATCCAATTGGGGGCACGCCCCACAGCCAGTGGTCATAGCGAACTTGTCACACTCTTGATTATAGTGGCATCCGCCAGTGATCGGCCACATATCATGAAGCGTCCAGACGAGCGGCGAATCAATCTCAACGAGAGTTCCCGGTTCAAGATAACCTGCGACCCAGTGCAAATGGATGAGGTCCGCTCGCTCGATTTCGGCGTTGTTCCCGATACCATCCGGTAGCCAGACTGGAGTGAACTTTCCTGTAATATTCCCACCACGAAGGTACACAGGAAGAAGAGGAAGGTGGTTGATGTAGTATCGAGCGTGTGAGAGGGCAGAACCGACCGTCGAGTCTCGGCCAATTACGGAGGAATTGGTACCCTGCTTAATCTGAACGAGCACACGAGAATCGATGTCTGAACCCGTAAATCCTGCATGCAACCTAGTCATTGCTCTTGCAGCACCGCCCTTTTTGTCATAGCTGCTGACGTGGAGAACCTGAATATCAGTCATTGGCTAGAGGTAATGTCAGATCGGACAGAATTTTATTTGTTCGGGACCGATGAGCATGGCAGTTACCAATTAGCGGGTAGGAATATGATTGCAGATGAAACTTTCTTGGCATTGCAGTCGTGCCAAAGGACCTCTTCACCATAGAAATGGCGGAAAGAATGTCCGACGGTACCAACGTGTGTACTGGCAAAATATTTACTTCACCTTTTCTGGCCTTAATGTGGGCGACATAAGATGAGGGCTTGGAAGTGAACTCAGAGAAATCCTCGAACTATATATTGATCTGGCGTTACGAAGAGATAAGTACATGAAACCACATCTAGAATAGGGTCTTGTGAATATCTCGATTGTCACTGCGGTCTATAACGATCCTCGGGTTGAGCGATGTCTTCGTTCAATCAAAAACCAACGCGACGTCTCCGAGGTAGAGACGATCGTGGTAGACGGTCTGTCGACGGACGCGACCGTTGATGTTTTGGACTCTGAGAGCGATGTGATTGACACACTAATTCGAGAGGAAGACAACGGGATTTACGACGCGATGAACAAGGGGATTGCCGCTGCGAACGGCGACGTCATTGGTATCTTGAACGCCGACGATTATTATGCCGACGAATACGTAGTACGGGATGTCTTGGAGCGGATGTCGGAGACAAGAGCTCGTACATGCTATGGCAACCTAGTCTACGTCAACGAATCAGATACGCCTGTGCGGTACTGGAAGAGTGGCAAATTCTCCCCTAGTCGATTCAAATTTGGCTGGATGCCCCCTCATCCGGCATTTTTCGTGGAGGCGAGCGTGTATGAAGAGTATGGTATGTTCGATCTCAACTTCGATATCGCTGCTGACTATGAACTTATACTGCGATTCTTAATGAAACACGAGGTTTCTACGACGTACCTCGACAGGGTGTTGGTTCACATGTCAAACGGAGGAACCAGCAATGAGTCGGTACAAAACATCATTCGGTCGAACGTGGAAGCGTACAAAGCGTGGCAGAAGAATGGACTCACCGGTGGATTGCTTGCTCCGGTTTTGAAACCAGCTCGGAAGCCCTACCAGTATATTTCCGCTTGGATAAAAGAATTCAGTCAGACCCCCTGAACGGTCTGCAGATGCCAAGGTACCGACTCAAACCCAGTCGAGGTGTCAACGACAAGAGAGCAATTGTCTAGTTGAGTCAGTTTGAGGAACGAGCGGGTCGTTGATTTTCTTGTCCAGAGATGCTTTCAGACCTGCTCAGCGAGACCTATGACGTGGAGTTAAAAGAATCTTGAGAGAACGAGCGGACGGAGACGTCCAACGAGGCGTTCGCCGTCCGCTTCCATCAGATCGGCTGTTCGCTCAAAGAGACAACAACGATTCACCCGGAATTAGGCGTTGAGCGCTCACATGGTGCTGTCTGGAACTGAGTACATCGGCAATCTGACAGCGGTTACGACCCGCTTGAGGCGAAGTCGAAGCGGGTCGCAGGCATCGAGACCGCTGTCAAGATCAACGCGATTGGTCTTGATTATACGCTGCAATAGACATAGAGACAAAGCTGATTTTCGACGTCGCGTTGTTTGGTCGGCACGGTACCGACCCGGCAGCTGCGTTCCTCCATC
This window harbors:
- a CDS encoding glycosyltransferase family 4 protein, which translates into the protein MTDIQVLHVSSYDKKGGAARAMTRLHAGFTGSDIDSRVLVQIKQGTNSSVIGRDSTVGSALSHARYYINHLPLLPVYLRGGNITGKFTPVWLPDGIGNNAEIERADLIHLHWVAGYLEPGTLVEIDSPLVWTLHDMWPITGGCHYNQECDKFAMTTGCGACPQLDSEAPNDLARRQFKRKRDAWRDCEIHFIAPSEWMADRVRESTLFESPDVTVIPNAINTDFYSPVSRQSACRRFDLPAGKRVLMFGALNSTTDDRKGYTELVEALEFIAAHNDTDDFCIAIFGAEGPLSKDSVLQKFETKNLGFLTDDELVSAYSAADIVVVPSKVESFGQTASEAMACGTPVAAFDTSGLRDIVDHKQTGFLAPPNTPTALAEGIRWLCDDTNRLKTLGENARYRAVRQFSTDVVIAQHQRLYRRLLKD
- a CDS encoding glycosyltransferase family 2 protein, which translates into the protein MNISIVTAVYNDPRVERCLRSIKNQRDVSEVETIVVDGLSTDATVDVLDSESDVIDTLIREEDNGIYDAMNKGIAAANGDVIGILNADDYYADEYVVRDVLERMSETRARTCYGNLVYVNESDTPVRYWKSGKFSPSRFKFGWMPPHPAFFVEASVYEEYGMFDLNFDIAADYELILRFLMKHEVSTTYLDRVLVHMSNGGTSNESVQNIIRSNVEAYKAWQKNGLTGGLLAPVLKPARKPYQYISAWIKEFSQTP